A single Vulpes vulpes isolate BD-2025 chromosome 16, VulVul3, whole genome shotgun sequence DNA region contains:
- the MAIP1 gene encoding m-AAA protease-interacting protein 1, mitochondrial, which yields MALAVRLRPRLLLKPPPLPGGSAGPRAPGGADVRPPLAGLCCFCRRRLGSGAAPLPRGAGASALLARGPPRPLLSPPGPRAALSAFPADARRTYSAEEPPQPRQKTKMIILGFSNPINWVRTRIYAFLIWAYFDQEFSIAEFSEGAKQAFAHVSKLLSQCKFDLLEELVAKEVLHVLKEKVTSLPDNHKNALAADIDEIVYTSTGDISIYYDEKGRKFVNILMCFWYLTSANIPSETLSGASVFQVKLGDQNVETKQLLSASYEFQREFTQGVKPDWTIARIEHSKLLE from the exons ATGGCGCTGGCCGTCCGCCTGCGGCCCCGCTTGCTGCTCAagccgccgccgctgccgggCGGGTCCGCCGGACCCCGGGCCCCCGGGGGAGCCGACGTGAGGCCACCGTTGGCTGGACTTTGCTGCTTCTGTCGCCGCCGCCTCGGCTCCGGAGCGGCCCCGCTTCCTCGCGGGGCCGGGGCCTCGGCGCTGCTCGCTCGGGGCCCGCCGCGTCCGCTGCTCAGCCCCCCGGGCCCGCGCGCGGCCCTCTCCGCCTTCCCCGCCGACGCCCGGCGCACCTACAGCGCCGAGGAGCCGCCCCAGCCGCGCCAGAAAACCAAAATGATCATCCTGGGATTCTCCAACCCCATCAACTGGGTTCGGACTCGAATTTACGCCTTCCTAATCTGGGCCTATTTCGACCAGGAATTCAGCATCGCGGAATTCTCCGAGGGAGCGAAGCAG gcttttgctCATGTGTCCAAGTTACTGTCACAGTGTAAATTTGATCTATTGGAAGAACTTGTggccaaagag GTGCTACATGTATTGAAGGAAAAGGTTACTTCACTACCTGACAACCATAAAAATGCCCTTGCTGCTGACATAGATGAAATTGTATACACATCGACAGGAGACATCTCCATTTACTATGATGAGAAAG gaAGGAAGTTTGTTAACATCCTGATGTGCTTTTGGTATCTAACCAGTGCCAACATCCCCAGTGAAACTTTAAGTGGAGCCAGTGTATTCCAGGTTAAGTTGGGGGATCAGAACGTGGAAACTAAACAGCTTCTTAGTGCAAGTTATGA attTCAGAGGGAGTTTACACAAGGAGTAAAGCCTGACTGGACCATTGCACGGATTGAACACTCAAAGTTATTAGAATGA
- the TYW5 gene encoding tRNA wybutosine-synthesizing protein 5: MAFQRVPVPRLEGVSQDRFMQQLYPQRKPLVLEGIDLGACTSKWTVDYLSQVGGSKEVKIHVAAVAQMDFISKNFVYRTLPFDKLVQRAAEEKHEEFFISKDEKYYLRSLGEDPRKDVADIRKQFPLLEGDIKFPKFFKEEQFFSSVFRISSPGLQLWTHYDVMDNFLIQVTGKKRVVLFSPRDAQYLYLSGTKSEVLDIDNPDLVKYPLFSKARRYECSLKAGDVLFIPALWFHNVISEEFGVGVNVFWKHLPSECYDKTDTYGNKDPTAASRAAQILDRALKTLAELPEEYRDFYARRMVLYIQDKAYSKNLE; encoded by the exons ATGGCCTTTCAGCGTGTCCCGGTTCCCCGGCTCGAGGGCGTCTCGCAGGACCGGTTTATGCAGCAGCTCTATCCGCAG AGAAAACCTCTAGTGTTGGAAGGAATTGATTTGGGGGCATGTACAAGCAAATGGACGGTGGATTACCTGAGCCAAGTTGGAGGGAGCAAAGAAGTAAAGATTCATGTTGCTGCAGTTGCCCAGATGGACTTCATTAGTAAGAACTTTGTATATAG aACTTTACCTTTTGATAAGTTGGTTCAGAGGGCAGCTGAAGAAAAGCATGAAGAATTCTTTATTTCAAAG GATGAGAAGTACTACTTACGGTCACTTGGAGAAGACCCTAGAAAG GATGTTGCAGATATCAGAAAGCAGTTTCCTTTACTGGAAGGAGATATCaagtttccaaaatttttcaaAGAGGAGCAGTTCTTTTCCAGTGTTTTTCGAATTAGCTCGCCAGGATTACAGCTTTGGACCCACTATGAT GTAATGGATAACTTCTTAATACAAGTGACAGGAAAAAAACGTGTTGTACTGTTCAGTCCTCGAGATGCCcagtatttatatttatcag GTACTAAGTCAGAAGTCCTGGATATAGATAACCCAGACTTAGTTAAATATCCACTGTTTTCCAAGGCCAGAAGGTATGAATGTTCCCTTAAAGCTGGAGATGTATTATTCATTCCTG CTTTATGGTTCCATAACGTAATTTCTGAAGAGTTTGGAGTGGGAGTGAATGTCTTTTGGAAGCATCTTCCATCTGAATGCTATGATAAAACAGATACCTATGGAAATAAAGATCCTACAGCAGCATCAAGAGCTGCACAAATTTTGGACAGAGCTTTAAAAACACTGGCTGAATTACCAGAGGAATACAGGGACTTCTATGCACGGCGAATGGTCCTATACATTCAAGATAAAGCCTATAGCAAAAACTTGGAATAA